One window of the Cryptomeria japonica chromosome 7, Sugi_1.0, whole genome shotgun sequence genome contains the following:
- the LOC131856676 gene encoding uncharacterized protein LOC131856676: MEMEQGWNLKQNNSHHKNFKFVERKKVKWSPPPSRRKKLNFDGASRGNLGLSGFGAVVRDEKGSLVGAICGPASVATNNITDITTLEEGFKLVCSNRFMKVTIEGDSQIILNGIIKNSFTNWRLNAWIPRIKSLMDKLLDYQVHHIYPEGNKVANFLTNKGISESRLVVMSSAEAGFKDLQKILYINSKHIPRMGIG; encoded by the coding sequence ATGGAGATGGAACAAGGTTGGAACTTGAAGCAGAACAATAGTCATCACAAAAACTTCAAGTTCGTAGAAAGAAAGAAAGTTAAATGGTCTCCACCTCCATCCAGACGGAAAAAGTTGAATTTCGATGGAGCTAGTAGAGGTAATCTGGGTTTATCTGGGTTTGGAGCGGTTGTTAGAGATGAGAAAGGAAGTTTAGTTGGTGCCATTTGTGGCCCTGCGAGTGTGGCTACAAATAACATCACAGATATCACAACATTAGAAGAAGGATTTAAATTGGTGTGTTCTAACAGATTTATGAAAGTAACGATTGAGGGTGATTCTCAAATTATACTAAATGGGATCATCAAAAACAGCTTCACGAATTGGAGATTAAATGCTTGGATCCCAAGGATTAAATCCTTGATGGATAAGTTGCTAGATTATCAAGTCCACCACATCTACCCTGAGGGCAATAAAGTGGCAAACTTTCTTACCAACAAAGGAATTTCTGAGTCTAGGCTAGTAGTCATGTCGTCGGCTGAGGCAGGGTTCAAAGATCTTCAGAAGATTTTGTACATTAATAGCAAGCACATCCCAAGGATGGGAATTGGGTAA
- the LOC131856677 gene encoding uncharacterized protein LOC131856677: protein MSNEEYHKEKSLKEELAELMLREELFWRDKSKELWIKEGDANTKFFHALMKAKRSRNRIDSILDREGNRHSSLEAIEEVAVNFFKELLGDGSSVNSAQSHFMMDVIHREILDADNKSLRCPFTLEEVKKAVFDLQPNKAPDPDGFTMDFYQKCWGFLEHDILNFLEDFRKQDDTILFGEATPREAYTIKEVLDDNEKVSRQCMNEQKSMIYFLDTSRSIQSKIVGILQFGQGGFPIKNLGVPLFAGRLDNKIWEEIVNKCKAKSAAWMNNWLSQAGCIQMIKSILFAVPIYYMPCYSLSCKAISALDGMLKKFLWEGSKEAKKIPLINWDTACMLKEEGGAGLRKMKLQNLALGAKLAWKMYNTPQKGWYKVMATKYLDSSEPERIFIVANSVGGSPIWKFAWESRKIITDHLTWKVGNGKKAKFWRDS from the exons ATGTCCAATGAAGAGTATCATAAAGAGAAATCTCTTAAGGAGGAATTGGCAGAGTTAATGCTCAGAGAAGAATTGTTTTGGCGGGATAaatccaaagagctatggattaaAGAAGGTGATGCCAACACGAAATTTTTCCATGCTTTGATGAAAGCGAAAAGGAGCAGAAATCGTATTGACTCGATCTTGGATAGAGAAGGTAATCGACATTCTTCTCTAGAAGCTATTGAGGAAGTGGCAGTGAATTTTTTCAAAGAATTATTGGGGGATGGGAGCAGTGTGAATTCAGCCCAATCTCattttatgatggatgttattCATAGAGAGATTTTGGATGCGGACAACAAATCATTACGTTGTCCTTTCACTTTAGAGGAGGTAAAAAAAGCAGTGTTTGATTTGCAACCAAACAAGGCGCCCGACCCCGATGGTTTCACAATGGATTTTTATCAGAAATGTTGGGGGTTTTTGGAGCATGATATCCTAAATTTTTTGGAGGATTTTAGAAAGCAGG ATGATACTATACTGTTTGGTGAAGCCACACCGAGGGAAGCCTATACTATTAAGGAGGTGTTAGATGATAATGAAAAGGTGTCTAGGCAGTGTATGAATGAGCAGAAATCTATGATTTATTTCCTCGATACAAGTAGGAGTATTCAATCGAAGATTGTGGGGATTCTGCAGTTTGGCCAAGGTGGTTTTCCTATCAAAAACCTTGGGGTTCCTTTGTTCGCAGGTAGACTGGACAATAAAATTTGGGAGGAAATAGTTAACAAGTGCAAAGCCAAGTCAGCGGCTTGGATGAATAATTGGCTTTCACAAGCAGGGTGCATTCAGATGATTAAGTCTATATTGTTTGCAGTACCGATTTATTACATGCCATGTTACAGTTTGTCTTGTAAGGCAATTTCTGCACTAGATGGTATGCTTAAAAAATTTCTTTGGGAAGGATCAAAAGAGGCAAAGAAGATTCCTTTAATCAACTGGGACACTGCTTGTATGCTCAAGGAGGAAGGTGGGGCGGGTCTTAGGAAAATGAAATTACAGAATTTAGCACTTGGGGCCAAACTAGCATGGAAAATGTACAACACCCCTCAAAAGGGATGGTACAAGGTTATGGCTACCAAATACTTGGACTCGAGTGAACCAGAAAGGATTTTCATAGTAGCTAATTCGGTTGGAGGTTCTCCGATTTGGAAATTTGCATGGGAGAGTAGGAAGATTATCACAGATCACCTCACTTGGAAAGTTGGCAATGGGAAAAAAGCAAAGTTTTGGAGGGATTCCTAG